Part of the Pseudomonas sp. M30-35 genome is shown below.
GACCAAGCAAGGAGGAATATTTAAAATACCTTTTTTAACAAAATCAAATATTCAGACGAAACATAAATTGTAAAGCTATATATTGAAGCTCATAGCAATGAAGTAACGAAAGGATGCGCTTCTTCTGGCTACGTTGTACCGACAAGTACGAAGCACCGCAGAGGAGGTATATGAATCAGGTAGGATTAAAATGAACTCAAAAGACTTTGACCTCAATTCACTGTTAATACTTAATGCTGTTATCGAATGTAGAAGTGTGACAGCGGCTGCAAGAAAACTTGCCATGTCGCCTTCATCCGTAACTTATGCCATCAACAAAATCAGGAAGACAACTTCTAACCCTATTTTTACCCGATCTAAAAATGGCATTACTCCTACCACTTTAGCGCACGAACTAAACCATCGATATGTCAAGGCTATATCGTTGATTACCGATGGTCTCAACTTTTCCTTCCATTCTGATAACCCTGATATTTATCGCAACATCACGGTCAGCACCTACACATTTTTTGAGCTTTGGTTTTCGCACTTTACACATCAGAATCAAGACTTAATGGATGGGTTGTGCCTTAACTTTGTTAATATTCCTATCTCCAATGAACAGCGCATCATGAAAATCAGGAATCACGAGGTGGATCTGGATATTGGAGGACTGTTGCCTAATGATACCTCTATCATTTCTCAGCGACTCTTCTCTTCGAAATTCAAGGCATTAGTCAGCGCCAATCACCCAACCATCAAGGATTGCCTTACTCTTGATGACTGGAACAGTAATAAGCATATTAAATGGGCGCAATTCCCGGATGAAACATTAATTCAGGAAGGTGATGCAAATCAAATAGAGGAGATTTATAGCAGGCGCATCGGTATGTGCTCTGAAAACTCTCTTAACTCGATGATGATTTGCGGCATGTCTGACTACATCATGCTGATTCCCGAATACCTAGAGAGATTCCTGGTAAATTATTTCCCGCTAAAAGTTTATGATTTACCTTTTGAAACCACAATGACTTCAACTCTTTATGCACACTTTCATAGTTCAGCTAAGCGTAAAGGTTTCATTAGTCTATGCCTTGATGCTATTAAGGCTATGGAACCAGAGCAAGAAAGCTCTGACCTCGATTCGTAAATACTCAGTGAGTCTACGCAAACAGATGACTGACTGGTTCAGTCACCTGTTTTACCCGCCATGTAACTTATCCTCTTTGTGCGGTAATCTTTAACTCTCCCTTCTGGTAGTCATCTACTAAAAAGAAAGGCAAAGGTAATGTCCATCTTCCATTCTGAACATTCACTTCATAATCCACATAATGCTTCCTAGTCTCTAGTCTGACCGTTATCTTTGACCCATCTGCGCTATCAGCTGTTCCTCCAATACTGGAGTAACTGGTATTACTCCCTATATGAAAATGCTCGGTTTGCCAGCGAACCGGGGCATGTGTAGGGTAGCGTTGCGCATGATGAAAAAGAAAAATTTCGTCATGGTTAAGGATGCTCTGACGCACAGTCGGCCAGACCTCAGATCGCAGAAATTGCTGGTCAGTAAAACGCGCACTTCCGTTGTACTGCCGGACAAATTTCACCATCAACTCTTTAACGCAAGGGAAGCCACCCCGACACCCTCCCCATAACCCGGCCAATAACAGCTCGGTATGGGTAAAGTAATCTCGCATATGATGGAACCAGTATGGAGAAGCAAGCCATTCGTTTACAGCAGCTACTTCTTTTTCGGAAAACAAAGAGTCAGCATCGCGAAGCAGATAACGGGTTACAGAAGGATCATCCATTACAAGGAAGCGCCACATCGTTGGTGTGATCTCGGATTCTCCGGTCATATCGAATAACTGAACGGCAAGCTCGCGCAAACGGTTTATGACGGTTTCGGGCACCGAATCGTTGTAATACACACGGCAGGCCCATGCAGGGTAAAGTTCGGTAGCGATTTCAGCATTTTTGATCATCGTTTCACAATATTTTGGGCTGGCGCCGTAAAGACTGAACGAGATGACATTCTGCGTTTTATCGCTGGGATCAAATTGCGGGGGCGCTTCTGAAGGTAGTTCGTAACGAGCCCCATTGCTGCAAGCCTGGTCGGAAAGCGTCAGAGAATAGTGCCCATACTTCTGCAGCTCTTCCGTTTTGCCCAGCCATCCGCAAACCTCAGCAAGGCCATCCAGCCAGTTGCCAGGGAACTGCTTCTGCTCCTTACTCATAAACATTTTCATGTAGATGTCGTATGCCATGAGATGATCGCCGGTACGCATCAGTGTCAAAGCATAATCATTGAGAACTGAAGGATTATCAGGGCTCAGCGCCAGCACAGATTCGCAGCATTTTCTGGCTTCAAAGTAATCGCCCATCGACATAGACTTTTTGAACGTCTCGGCCAATCGCAGCATTTTGTTTTGAATATTCTTTCTACTATGTGCTAGCGGAATAAATTTACGTGAAGATCTCATACTGATCCTTTTTATTGATACTTTGCAATCAGTATAACAACTACATGGTAACAATATTCCGACCTTCAGATTGTTTTATTAAAATACCCTCTTTGGTATTTTAAAAATTTATACACTGATGCAGTTATAAACCCACGCACTCATAACCCCATGCTTTATTTAAATCATTACTTATAAAGCAGAGAGTTACACTGCACATTAATTATTGAAATTTCACTTTACACTTAACTCGACTATTCCAATAATTAAAACCCCTGCTGCCATTATATAGCTTACTAATAATAAACAGCTTGCTTGCCTTATGATTTTGGTATTTATGAGTATTAGAAGCATAGGGAAGTCCATTACTGGGTTTAGCATCTAAATGAGACTCCATGAGTCGACTTACCATTACCACCCTCGAACAAAGCCGCCCCTCGCCCATACAGGTATTCAACACGAACGAGGTGACTTCTGCTGAACTGCCCTCAGAATCCTGGAGACTAAACTTTCAATGAAAGGAGACCTGACTAGCACAACCGGCGCCATCGGCACCCGGGAACACACAGCCAGCGCTGGCAGCGTGACGAATATTTGGAAGGCAGAGATACAGCGTGTGTACGATGAAAACTACAGTGTCTATGGCGCGCGCCCGTATGATCTAGCGCTAGCTGCAGCGAGAAGGCATCCATATGGCTGGTATACGTACAACGGAGGGGCTGATGAAAACAATGGAACTGGCGGGTGTCATCATCAATGGAGACCTCGCTCGTGGTGAACGCGCAGGTACAGCCGCGGCAGGCAAGACGCCCTTCAGGGCACCATCCATCTATGACAAAGGTTCTCAGTACGTATCACTGACGTATACACAACGGCTGCAGGATGCAGAACTGCCAACCACCGGGTGAGGAACAGGCATTCTATGCCTCAGGCTGCACCTTTCCGTCAAGTCTAGCCAGCTGCAGGGCAATCAGGTCAGATTGCCCGCATTGTCAAGTCATAAATTCAGTTTCGGCCATTGTCCATAAGCGCAACATTTGCATAACGGTGTCTTCTGAAAAAAACACCCTGTCAGCATACGCTTCCAGGGTGGGGGGACCATCTCATTAGCCCCGACCGAAGCCGGGGGAGTTGTCAAAGTCAGATAATACTTTTCAAGTTATGAAACCTGTTGCAGCTCCACGCCCTGCTGCACCAGCAGCTCAACGTTCAGGTCTGCGTGTTGGTAGACTTCATACTGCACACCGCCTGCGGTGACCTGTCCTGCATCCTGCCAGTCGTTGGTCATATCCTCAACCTTAAGCTCAATCACATCACCCGCATCGCCAGTGACTGCCAGCTGCTTATTGCCGTCCTGAATAAACAGGTTGTCATGGGCTTCGCTCAGAATGTCATTCAGCGTCAGTTGCAGGGTGTTCTGCTGATGGTCGGTGATGTCTATATACGACTTAGCTTCGACCTGTGACAAAAGTACTGCATCGTCGCCGCTATCTACAGAATTCGCATTACTTGCTTCCTGCATCATGGTGTTAGGAGTTGTCGTTGTCGACCCCCATTCTACCCCTGCCACAAAAGATGCATCGTGTAGGGTGAATGAAGCAATTGCTTCGCCATTGGCTGCGGTAGCAGTCATAAGATCCATGCTAAGGTTATGGCCATAATTTGAATCTGTGAAGGCAGTGACTTCGATAACATTGCCTTCCGCATTATAAAAGGTCACCGAGTCTGTACCTGCGCCACTAATGGTGACTGTGTCTGCAATACCGGGCAATCTGACATGCACTTCTCCAGTCTTCTGCTTCTGGTCATCAAAGGCTGTATACACATAAGTGTCGCCACCTAAACGATTCGTAAAGCCTTTTGGCGCGCTACCCTGAAACATTTCGACAGTGCTGGTTACTTTCACGCCCTGAGCGGTAATGAACGAGTAGCCCTGCTCATTACCGGCATCGCCAAACTGTTCAATGCCGGAGGTGTACGGCGCATCCTGATTACTGGCAACAAAATTCACCACATATTCAGCGCTGGAAGCACTGATATTACCTGCGGCATCCTTCGCTGTGGCGGTAATAACACGGTTACCGTACACATTAGACCTGAACTCATCAGTCATCTGGAATGTCCAGTTACCCTGGGCATCTGCTACTACTGAACCGTCGATATAGCGCTGTCCATTTGCCTCGATAACATGGCTGATAGTAACGATGCTGTTCGCCTCAGCGGTGCCCGATATCTTCACCAGAGAGTCATCCGTGAGGTCGCCGTTTGCCACCTCACCCTTCATTACGCCTATGTCGTCATAGACACTGGTAATAACCGGTGCATCCGGTGCCGTGGTGTCAGGCACATCAATATTCACCACAAAGCCGCCGGATTTACCACTGGTATTGCCAGCCGCATCAGTCGCAGTGGCCGTAAAGGTATGGCTGCCTTCGCTGCGTGCAGGTGGCGTGTAGCTCCAGGTGCCGCTGCTGCCTGCCGTGACGGAGCCAATTGCCTGACCGTTATCGTAGATCATCACGATGCTGCTGGCTTCTGCCGTACCGAACAGAATTGGCATCGTGTCGTCGGTGGTGTCGCCTGACTGAATATAACCGGTCTGATCTAGATGATCGTAGACACTGGTAATAACCGGTGCATCCGGTGCCGTGGTGTCATCCTGGTTGGTGCCGACATACTTCACCGAATAAGCAGCGCTTTTGGCACTGCCATTTCCTGCTTCATCAGTGGCTGTGGCCGTAAAGCTGTAGTTGCCTTTAAAGCGAAAACCTTTATTGGAGTCCGGTACAATGAAGCTCCAGTCGCCATTACTGTCAGCCTGTGTGCTGCCCATAGCATAGGTGACGCCGTTAGGCCCTTTACGACTCAGTACGACAATGCTGCTGGCTTCTGCGGTACCAAAGAGTTCCGGTGTTTTATCATCCGTTTTTCCGCCATATCCCACATCACCCTGCTGACTGCCAGCGTTGTCCTGAATGCTGGTGATAACCGGACGGGTGATAACGGTGTCAACGGTAATATCGAAACTGGCAGTCTGCGCGCTTTCACCGGCTGCGTTTACGGCTGCCGCGGTCAGGCTGTGAGCCCCGTCTGTCAGGTTAGTAGCAGGGGTGAATGCCCAAGTACCGTTATCTGTGGCCGTAACAGAGCCCAGCAGCTTTCCGTTGTCATAAATATTAACGATGCTGCCAGCATCGGCATAACCGGATAACGCCGGGCGCGCATCATTGGTCAGGCCACCATCTTTCAGTTCACCGGTGAAGCCTTTAACATCGTCCATAACGCTGTCAATCACTGGCGCCGCAGGTGGGCCACCCACATCCTGGTTGGCCTCTGTAGTGGTGAGGTTGTACTCATTGGAAAGCCACACCGTGTTGCCGTTACCCGGGTCAATCAGGCTTACCTGAAACGCATTTTCGGTTCCCGCGATTAACGGCGTCTCTGGCGTGTACGACCACTTGCCGCTATCCTCTACCACGGTATAACCCACAACGGAACCGTTAAGGAAAACGCGGATGCTAAGCCCTTCAGCTCCCGGCAGATAACCGGAGAGGGTGGGCTGCAGGTCATCGGTCAGACCACCATCGGCAATCACCCCCTGATGGGTTCCGATGTTATCAGTAATGCTGTCAATGTGAATGAGGGTAGAAAAATCTGTGGCCAGTGCCGCAAGGTTATTTTCTGTTTTTTTAGTTACATCAGACATAATGTCCGGCTCTCCGTTATTTAATGACTGCAGAAACAACACCCGAAAATGAGAGCTGTTTCCCTGATGGCATCGACGACAACAATAAATATTACTGCCATGCAGAATAATGGAGGCCGTTGCACAACGGAACCAACGGTATTTAAAAAGTATAATTTATAAAACAGAATAACCATAAAAGCAGGTGATTATGGTATATCGCGATTTCACAAATCACTGAGAAAACAAAAAATTAACGCATCGCCATAAGATATTACAAGCAAACCAAATTTGTTATTTTAAAAACCATAACAATAAATAATAAAAAATCCGCACAACATGTGCAACTCGAATTTAACTTAACCTTATGTAAGCTCTCAAGAAAAGGGTATGGCACTATCGCTAGTGCATGTCCGTTAAAAAGATATCACGAGAGATATTTCATGACATTTTCATGGTGGGGTCTTCATGGAAAAAACACCCTGTCAGCATACGCTTCCAGGGTGGGGGGACCATCTCATTAGCCCCGACCGAAGCCGGGGGAGTTGTCAAAGTCAGATAATACTTTTCAAGTTATGAAACCTGCTGCAGCTCCACGCCCTGCTGCACCAGCAGCTCAACGTTCAGGTCTGCGTGTTGGTAGACTTCATACTGCACGCCGCCTGCGGTGACCTGCCCTGCATCCTGCCAGTCGCGGGCCATATCTTCCACCTTCAGCTCAACCACGTCCCCGGCATCACCGGTAATGGCCAGCTGCTGCTTGCCATCCTGAATAAACAGGTTGTCATGTGCTTCGCTCAGAATGTCGGTCAGCGTCAGTTGCAGGGTGTTCTGCTGCTGATCGGTAATATCTGCTGTAGCCCCCTGCAGCCCCTGCTGCTCATTCACTTCGGACAGGGTCATCACTGAAGGCTGTGCGTTATGGAGCTCATCTCCAACCAGTTGCACGTCCACATCAGATGAGTACATTAAGCTTTGCCCCTGCAGGTTTACACTTTTTTGCACCATAGTGATGTTATCCAGCCAGAAATCATTGCCAACTGCATTTGCAGTTTTGTCATTGAACGCTAGAACCACTTCACCGCTCGTTTCTGCGGTCCAGCTCCCCTTCACATAGGTGACACCATCCTGCGCAGTTTCATAGGATGTCACCGCTTGGCCGTTCACCGTCATAGCAACAGAGGCTCGCTGTCCCTCATCAACAGCTTGCTCATTGCGCCCATAAGCAAACTCGAAGTTATAGCTCTGACCGGCTCTCACCAAGATAGTGGTACTCATAACATCGCCAGAATAGTCAGTTCCAAGCTCGGAATTGGTGTTGAAATAAATACGTCCATCCCGGAAGCTCACATTCCCCGGCTTAGCATTTTCATCTACCAGCGTCCAGCCCTGAGTTGTCTTATCATTGAAATTCCAGCTGTACGTCTCAGGCAAATCAAAGTTATCAGCTACGCGCTGAAAGGAGTAATCCTCTACAGCACTCTTGTTACCTGCTGCGTCAATAGCATATACACTGAAATTATGGATACCGTGCTGAAGTACACCAAAATTGTATTCCCACTTTCCGTCACTGTTTGTCTGAACGCTAGCGTTATACGAGTAGCCTGTTGATGGTACTGTTTCAGAAATGTAAACCGTACTGCCTGGCTCAGCTGTACCTGTAAGCGTCGGATACAAGTCATCTGATTTACCGCCATCAGGCACTAGGCCCGTCTTCACGCCAGAGTCATCTATCAGGCCATCAATGGTTACTGAAGTGTGCGTATCCACATTCACCACAAAGCCCGCAGACTTGCCGCTGACATTACCTGCCGCATCCGTTGCCGTTGCCGTAAAGGTGTGCTTCCCTTCGCTGCGGGCTGACGGAGTGAAACTCCAGTTGCCGCTGCTGTCTGCTGTGACAGAACCTGTCACTGAGCCATTATCGTAAATCTTCACGATACTGTTGGCTTCAGCCTTACCGTTCAGCGCTGGCGCGGTGTCATCGGTGCTGGCACCGTTTGACAAGTTACCTTTTGATGCTCCCACATCGTCGTAAACACTAGTAATAACGGGTGCATCAGGTGCAGTGGTGTCTTTGTCTTCAGCATAATAAATCAGCCAGCTATTACTGTTTTCACTGATATTTCCAGAGGCATCAGTTGCAACCGCATAATAATTATACCCGCCTCCTGATGTCGCACTGTAGCTGAGCTCCACAGACCAACTGCCGTCTTCACCGGCGATGGTCTGCCCTCTCACGCTGTTGTTAAAATCATAAATGGTGATCTGTGCCCCGGCCTCCGCCGTACCGTGCATAACCGGTCGGGTATCATCCGTTGCATCTCCATTAGCGATGTCTCCCTGATATTCGCCCACGTTATCGTACGCACCAGTGATAACCGGGGCGTCAGGTGCAGTGGTGTCAGTATCAATGTTCAGTACAAACTGCGCTGAGGCTCCACTGACATTGCCTGCGGCATCTGTTGCAGTGGCGGTGAAAGTATGTAAGCCCTCGCTGAGAGGCAGGCCGTAAATAGCCCAGCTCCCGGTAATGGTTGTGATCGTGGAGCCCACCACACTACCGTTTTCATAAACTGTTATCAGGCTGCCCACTTCGGCGGTGCCGAGTAAATCAGGCCTGGTATCGTCCGTGGTGCCGCCGTTATACACGGGTCCCTGAATCTCACCGACATTATCCTTGGCCAGTAGAAATTCCGGAGCATCCGGTGGCGAGGTATCCGGAAGAGCAATGTTCAACTCAAAGCCCATAGAGCTTGCGCTGGTATTACCGGACGCATCCGTTGCGGTAACAGTGAAGGTGTGCTCACCTACACTGCGTACGGGCAGCGTGAAGTCCCAGGCTCCGCCGCTGCCTGCTGTGGTTGAGCCAATCGCCTTGCCGTTATCGTAAATCGTCACGACACTATTGGCTTCAGCATTCCCGGCTAGTTGCGGCGTGGTATCTTCGGTAGTTTCGCCGGCGTCGAGTCCATTCAGTGAGCTGCCAGTGTCGTCAATAGCGAAAGTGATTTCCGGAACATCAGGTGCAGTGGTGTCGTCCTGGTTTTCACCAACAAACTGGATTGAATATTTGTCACCGTAGTCATACCAGGCGTTCCCGGCTTTATCCACGCCGCTGATGCCAAACGAGTAAGTCCCCTGACTGGTGAACGCTTTTGGCTGATAGCTCCAGGTGCCGTCTGCACCGGCAGTCACGCTCTGGTAATACAGCTCTTTGCCGTTCGGGCCAAAGACGTGAATGTCTACACGACTGTTAGCTTCCGCATGGCCGGTCAGTACCGGGCGGCTGTCATCGGTCAGTCCACCATCAGCAACGTTGCCCTGCGCACCCCCTTGGTTATCGGTAACCGTGTCGATTACTGGTTTGATGATTGTTGTGTCAACGGTAATGTCGAAGCTGGCAGTCTGCGCGCTTTCGCCGGCTGCGTTTACGGCAGCAACGGTTAGACCGTGAGCGCCGTCTGTCAAGTCAGTGGCAGGAGTGAATGTCCATTTGCCGTCGGCGGCAGCCGTCGTGGAGCCGAGCAGTACGCCGTTGTCATAGATGTTGATAACCGCGCCAGCCTCAGCATGGCCGGACAGCGCCGGGCGCGCATCATTGGTCAGGCCACCGTCCTGCAGCTCACCTGTGAAGCCTTTATAACCCTTAACGTCATCCACCACGCTGTCAATCACTGGCGCCGCCGGGGTGGCCACATCCTGGTTTGCACCAACAAACTGGATTGAATATTTGTCACCGTAGTCATACCAGGCGTTCCCGGCTTTATCCACGCCGCTGATGCCAAACGAGTACGTTCCCTGCGTGGTGAACGCTTTCGGTTGGTAGCTCCAGGTGCCGTCTGCACCGGCAGTCACACTCTGGTAATACAGCTCTTTGCCATTCGGGCCGAAGACGTGAATATCCACACGGCTGTTGGCTTCCGCATGACCGGTCAGTACCGGTCGGCTGTCATCGGTCAGGCCGCCGTCAGCTACGACACCCCGTGCAGCACCCTGGTCGTCGGTGACCGCATCCAATACCGGCTTGCTGATAACGGTGTCAACGGTAATGTCGAAACTGGCAGTCTGCGCGCTTTCGCCGGCTGCGTTTACAGCTGCCGCGGTCAGGCTGTGAGCCCCGTCTGCCAGGTTAGTAGCAGGGGTGAATGTCCAAGTACCGTTATCTGTGGCCGTAACAGAGCCCAGCAGTTTTCCGTTGTCATAAATATTAACGATGCTGCCAGCATCGGCACGACCGGACAACGCCGGACGCGCATCATTGGTCAGGCCACCGTCCTGCAGTTCACCTGTGAAACCTTTATAACCCTTAACGTCATCCACCACGCTGTCAATAATCGGCGCCGCAGGTGGGCCACCCACATCCTGGTTGGCTTCTGTGGTAGTGATGTTGTACTCGTTGGAGAGCCACTGCGTGTTGCCGTTAGCCGGGTCAATCAGGCTTACCTGAAACGCATTTTCGGTTCCCGCGATTAACGGCGTCTCTGGCGTGTACGACCACTTGCCGTCATCCTCTACCACGGTATAACCCACAACGGAACCGTTAAGGAAAACGCGGATGCTAAGCCCTTCAGCTCCCGGCAGATAACCGGAGAGGGTGGGCTGCAGGTCATCGGTCAGACCACCATCGGCAATCACCCCCTGATGGCTGCCGATGTTATCAGCAATGCTGTCAATGTGAATGAGGGTAGAAAAATCTATGGCCAGTGCCGCAAGGTTATTTTCTGTTTTTTTAGTTACATCAGACATAATATCCGGTTCTCCGTTATTTAATAACTGCATAAACAACACTCAAAAACGAGAGCTGTTTCCCTGATGGGTATTCTCGATAACAGTAAATATTACCGCTACGCAGAATAATGGAGGCCGTTACACAACGGAATCGACGGCATTTAAAAAGTATAATTTATAAAACAGAATAACCATAAAAGCAGGTGATCAGGATATATCGCGACTTCACAAATCACTGGAAAAACAAAAATCAGCGCATCGCCATAAGATATTACAAACAAACCAAATTCGTTATTTTGAAAAGCACAATAATAAATAACCGCATAACGTGGCGACTCGAATTTAATTTAACTTTATGTAAAAGCTCAAGAAAAAGGTATGACACTATTAAATCTGACGGGTGAGTGTAACTGGCTAAACGATAAAAGCTGGCTGAAGTAGAAGGCTTTTTCAGTAAAAACAGGAAAGCAGTTCGCCACCATGCTTGTTTTGCAGGATAAGGCCACGGGGAATGTCAGCTTTGAATTCTCTACAAACACAATAGTATTTTATCCATTAGAATCTTAGGTTATTTAATGGCTAGTAACACTTACGGCGAAGTTATGCGCGTTTTATCTAACGTGCGCAACATCCGTGCATTTGTCCGTGACAATTGAAAGTGAAGGATTTGACCCTTGGCAATTGGCGGGTGATGAATTTCAACCTAGAACTCGAACAAACTGGTGGAACCACTAGTTCCAACACTTAAACAGCATGTAGACCACGACTTGAGTGCCAACGTTATCCGCAAAGCTCTAGGTGATGGGCAGCGTCCGATCTTTGACTGATCACGCCACCGTCAAACCCCGTTGATCCTGGGCTTTTCGAGGGGTGAAGTCCAACGGAACGAAAACGTACACTAAATGTGTATTCCGACGATTCTGACACCCAGTTCCAGCGATTGCACCCGGCATATCCTTAGAGCTGTTCTGGCACAATGTTCGTAAATAGGAGCCAATTGGCCGATATCTTGAAAAAGGTACACTCTTGCCTGATTCGACAATACAAGGAGATTTTCATGGCGACGGACAGCTTTAAAGACCAGACTTACCCGTTCGATCAGAGTTCGGATCTGGACACCGGCTGGCTGGCGGACAGCACCGGCACCCGCGACTCCAGTTGGGGAACTAATCACGGCTGGGGCCGTCAGGCCGAGTTGCCGAAGACCAAGCCAGCTAACGGCGGCGCATCCTTTGCCGCATGGGAGCAGAAAGCTGAAGCCATCCCCGAGCTTTCGGACTGGCCACCACCGGACATGCCCAAGTTCCCCGTCCCACTGCCGCCCGGTTTTTATGTCGTACCACGCAGCATGTCCGGCGAGCAGGTACTCGCCAAGTTGTTTGCCGATACGCCCTACAAAGATCTGGTCAGCCGCATCAAGTCGCTGAATCCCACCTTCGCCCAAGGTTTCAAGGCTGGGGAAATGTTGGTCTTGGGTAACCTCATCAACCCAACCGCCTGCCTGCGTGAAGAGGCCGACCTGATGGCGGCTGCCGCCAAGGTACGTACCGCCCTGGAGCCGTTGAGCGAAGGCGAAGCCGACTTCATGGCAAGGCATCAGGCTGAAATTGCCTTGATGGTGGGTGGCGCCAGCAAGTCGCTAGGGATTAGCACCGACATGCTGGGAAAGGGCTTGAAGCAGATCGAGGAGACGCTTCGCGACATCGAGTTTCTCCACCAACGCGAATTTGCCACACATGGCCATCTGCAAAGTTCGCAATTCTTTGCCACCCGCCAGCAGTTGTACCGCCAGCTCGACAAGCAGTTGAAGGCCACCTTCCTCGGCAAGCAGCTAGGCTTGGGAAGCTATTCAACCCTGCGCCGTGACCTCGGCATTTCTACCCGCAGCCTGGTACACCATTGGAGCAATGGCGGTGCACCGGGCCAGATTCCCGGCTACGCCACCCATATGGACGAGGTCGCCAAAGCGGCCAAATACCTCAAGTACGGCGGCTATATTGGCATCGCCTTGGGCGGCACGGCCTCTACCTTGAAGGTTAAGGAGGTGTGCGAGGCGGGGGAAACCCAGGCGTGCCAGAAAATCCGCTTCACTGAGACGGGCAGCTTTGCTGGGGGGGTAGGTGGTGGATCAGCAGGAATATGGGCTGGTGGGCTTGCTATTCCGACAGTTTGCCCGGCTATCGGACTAGCTTCGGGCGGCTTAGGTGGAATCGTTTGCGGCCTAGTTGTAATCGCCGGGGCTTCGGTTGCTGGCAGTGCTGGTGGTGGGTGGGCTGGAGGTTTGGTGGGAGAGAAAATCTACGAGAGGAGCCAGCAATGAACTTCAACGTTTGGTTTGAAACTTGGCCCTTGGATTTGCAGATTGCCTTTCTTTTGGCACCCTTCGTGATTGCGCTGTCTGGCGTTGCGATTGGCGTCTATATCGCTTGTAGCCGCCACTTCGATAGCATGATCTCGGCGTTTCCCAAAAGCGCTTGGGCTAGACAGCGGGACATCTTGGGAACAAGCAGTCTGGCCTCGCGGTGCTACTTGGTCAGCTCGCTCAGCGGTGCCTTGCTCTTTCCGCAGCACCTTGTTCGCAAAGGAGTGATCGATGCCGACGATGTCAGCGATTTCCCCCCTTCGCTGAGGCGTCTGATGGCAGTATCCGCTTGGCTGGTAATTGTCGGCATGGCCTGGTTATTCCTGGCTGTTGGCCTGCTCAAGCTTAGCGGTGCCACATAACCCTCTGATTGTAATCGCCAGGGCTTCGGTTGCTGGCAGTGTTGGCGGGGGGGTGGGCTGGTGGGCTAGCGGGAGAAGAAATCTATAAGGTGTTGCAATGATTGACTTTTATAGTTGGCACCCATACTTACGAATCACTTTCCTTCTCGCACCTTTCGTGATTGCGCTGTCTGGCTTGGCTGTTCAGGTATACATCACCCATCGTTACTATGATCAAGTTATTTCGGCGTTTCCAAATAGCCTTGGCGTACGGAATTATCAACGGATGTGGGCAGGATTCGATTTCATATCGCGCTGCATGCAGGTTGGTAGCACCGGAGGTTT
Proteins encoded:
- a CDS encoding Ig-like domain-containing protein, which encodes MSDVTKKTENNLAALATDFSTLIHIDSITDNIGTHQGVIADGGLTDDLQPTLSGYLPGAEGLSIRVFLNGSVVGYTVVEDSGKWSYTPETPLIAGTENAFQVSLIDPGNGNTVWLSNEYNLTTTEANQDVGGPPAAPVIDSVMDDVKGFTGELKDGGLTNDARPALSGYADAGSIVNIYDNGKLLGSVTATDNGTWAFTPATNLTDGAHSLTAAAVNAAGESAQTASFDITVDTVITRPVITSIQDNAGSQQGDVGYGGKTDDKTPELFGTAEASSIVVLSRKGPNGVTYAMGSTQADSNGDWSFIVPDSNKGFRFKGNYSFTATATDEAGNGSAKSAAYSVKYVGTNQDDTTAPDAPVITSVYDHLDQTGYIQSGDTTDDTMPILFGTAEASSIVMIYDNGQAIGSVTAGSSGTWSYTPPARSEGSHTFTATATDAAGNTSGKSGGFVVNIDVPDTTAPDAPVITSVYDDIGVMKGEVANGDLTDDSLVKISGTAEANSIVTISHVIEANGQRYIDGSVVADAQGNWTFQMTDEFRSNVYGNRVITATAKDAAGNISASSAEYVVNFVASNQDAPYTSGIEQFGDAGNEQGYSFITAQGVKVTSTVEMFQGSAPKGFTNRLGGDTYVYTAFDDQKQKTGEVHVRLPGIADTVTISGAGTDSVTFYNAEGNVIEVTAFTDSNYGHNLSMDLMTATAANGEAIASFTLHDASFVAGVEWGSTTTTPNTMMQEASNANSVDSGDDAVLLSQVEAKSYIDITDHQQNTLQLTLNDILSEAHDNLFIQDGNKQLAVTGDAGDVIELKVEDMTNDWQDAGQVTAGGVQYEVYQHADLNVELLVQQGVELQQVS
- a CDS encoding tetratricopeptide repeat protein; its protein translation is MRSSRKFIPLAHSRKNIQNKMLRLAETFKKSMSMGDYFEARKCCESVLALSPDNPSVLNDYALTLMRTGDHLMAYDIYMKMFMSKEQKQFPGNWLDGLAEVCGWLGKTEELQKYGHYSLTLSDQACSNGARYELPSEAPPQFDPSDKTQNVISFSLYGASPKYCETMIKNAEIATELYPAWACRVYYNDSVPETVINRLRELAVQLFDMTGESEITPTMWRFLVMDDPSVTRYLLRDADSLFSEKEVAAVNEWLASPYWFHHMRDYFTHTELLLAGLWGGCRGGFPCVKELMVKFVRQYNGSARFTDQQFLRSEVWPTVRQSILNHDEIFLFHHAQRYPTHAPVRWQTEHFHIGSNTSYSSIGGTADSADGSKITVRLETRKHYVDYEVNVQNGRWTLPLPFFLVDDYQKGELKITAQRG
- a CDS encoding LysR family transcriptional regulator, with protein sequence MNSKDFDLNSLLILNAVIECRSVTAAARKLAMSPSSVTYAINKIRKTTSNPIFTRSKNGITPTTLAHELNHRYVKAISLITDGLNFSFHSDNPDIYRNITVSTYTFFELWFSHFTHQNQDLMDGLCLNFVNIPISNEQRIMKIRNHEVDLDIGGLLPNDTSIISQRLFSSKFKALVSANHPTIKDCLTLDDWNSNKHIKWAQFPDETLIQEGDANQIEEIYSRRIGMCSENSLNSMMICGMSDYIMLIPEYLERFLVNYFPLKVYDLPFETTMTSTLYAHFHSSAKRKGFISLCLDAIKAMEPEQESSDLDS